The following proteins are co-located in the Carassius auratus strain Wakin chromosome 7, ASM336829v1, whole genome shotgun sequence genome:
- the LOC113105670 gene encoding ferritin, heavy subunit-like: MGWTGRRVIYFSVCVGQKPEKDEWGSGVEALECALQLEKSVNHSLLELHKLSSQHNDPHMCDFIETHYLDEQVKSIKELGDWVTNLRRMGAPQNGMAEYMFDKLTLGKESS; the protein is encoded by the exons ATGGGATGGACTGGAAGAAGGGTTATTTACTTCTCTGTTTGTGTTGGACAGAAACCAGAGAAGGATGAGTGGGGAAGCGGTGTGGAAGCTCTTGAATGTGCCCTGCAGCTGGAGAAGAGCGTCAATCACTCCCTCCTGGAGCTGCATAAGCTGTCCTCGCAGCACAACGACCCTCAT ATGTGCGATTTCATTGAGACACACTACTTGGACGAGCAGGTGAAGTCCATCAAAGAACTGGGCGACTGGGTGACCAACCTGCGCCGCATGGGCGCCCCCCAGAACGGCATGGCCGAGTACATGTTCGACAAGCTCACACTTGGCAAAGAGAGCAGCTAA